The following coding sequences lie in one Chelatococcus sp. YT9 genomic window:
- a CDS encoding four-carbon acid sugar kinase family protein, with product MMYPLSTPPSITSLRLIADDLTGALDAAAPFATPEAPVRLPLTDAGFHGDKLTLSTESRDLPEAEAMELVRRAFMRLRPGTSADTVWFKKVDSVLRGHPISETLAMAQAGRFDRCLFAPAFPDMGRITRAGYQLVQHADGSWSKTAHGDLRATFAAFVPRLAPRLVMDIPDADALADLRGAAARRRSEPGMLWAGSRGLAEALVPPQPALARPRIGLFILGTSHPATRAQATALSGLVSAVPTSGLFRPEGVAPLLLDPVPDCSSATETRASLNSALSRLEAPSDDSALLVTGGDSLSVVLARIGAAAVDCLGEISPGLPLSRISGGALDGSSLITKSGGFGSPDLLRGLLGP from the coding sequence ATGATGTATCCTCTGTCGACGCCCCCATCCATCACAAGCCTTCGCCTGATCGCCGATGACTTGACAGGCGCGCTCGACGCGGCGGCGCCCTTTGCCACGCCCGAGGCGCCGGTGCGGCTGCCGTTAACAGACGCCGGTTTTCACGGCGATAAGCTGACCCTCAGCACCGAAAGCCGGGATCTGCCAGAAGCCGAGGCTATGGAACTGGTCAGGCGGGCCTTCATGCGGCTGCGCCCTGGCACCTCGGCGGACACGGTATGGTTCAAGAAGGTCGATAGTGTTCTGCGCGGCCACCCAATCAGCGAGACGCTGGCCATGGCACAGGCCGGCCGCTTCGACCGCTGCCTGTTCGCTCCCGCCTTCCCCGATATGGGACGGATCACGCGCGCCGGCTACCAATTGGTGCAACATGCTGACGGCAGCTGGAGCAAGACGGCCCATGGTGACCTGCGCGCGACGTTCGCGGCTTTTGTCCCTAGACTCGCGCCCCGCCTGGTGATGGACATCCCCGACGCCGACGCTCTGGCCGATCTGCGAGGGGCCGCCGCTCGACGGCGCAGTGAGCCCGGCATGCTGTGGGCCGGAAGCCGAGGTCTTGCGGAGGCCCTGGTGCCGCCGCAGCCGGCGCTCGCTCGTCCCCGCATTGGGCTTTTCATTCTTGGCACGAGCCATCCCGCCACCCGCGCGCAGGCAACGGCTTTATCCGGATTGGTCAGCGCAGTGCCGACCTCCGGCCTGTTCCGCCCCGAAGGTGTGGCTCCCCTGCTTCTGGATCCTGTTCCGGATTGCTCCTCCGCAACGGAGACCCGGGCTTCCCTCAACTCGGCGCTTTCGCGTCTTGAGGCGCCGTCCGATGACAGCGCGCTTCTGGTCACCGGCGGCGACAGCCTGTCGGTGGTGCTCGCCCGGATCGGCGCAGCAGCGGTTGATTGCCTTGGAGAGATCAGCCCCGGCTTGCCGCTTTCACGGATCAGCGGCGGGGCATTGGACGGTAGCAGCCTGATCACAAAATCCGGCGGCTTCGGTAGCCCGGATCTACTGCGCGGCCTGCTGGGACCCTGA
- a CDS encoding helix-turn-helix domain-containing protein, with amino-acid sequence MARQSSSNAGRAAELLVLLSQAGAKGMTLSALAAASDEARSSVHRTLVALADHGFVIQGGNRGSYKLGPGAYALALRTPSMNEVVSTYRPALLEITTKTLLSSYLMVRSGLDTVCLDSQVGQIVGQPFISGIGGRIPLGVGISGSCILGMMEEKARARCMELLTEKYRQWDVPPEKIMSEITFYHRHGYVAGFRRARGIESFTLSVPVVNDNWRGLEVALSVLAPLNMLDEPAQVAMIDQIREIVRRAETAASEVRQTELRRLSGSQQAAQ; translated from the coding sequence GTGGCGAGACAGTCCTCTTCGAACGCCGGCCGCGCGGCGGAACTGCTGGTGCTGCTGTCCCAGGCCGGCGCCAAGGGGATGACCTTGAGCGCGCTTGCGGCGGCTAGCGATGAAGCCCGGTCGAGCGTGCATCGCACGCTCGTCGCGCTGGCGGATCATGGTTTCGTCATTCAGGGCGGAAATCGTGGCAGCTACAAGCTGGGGCCTGGCGCTTACGCGCTGGCACTGCGCACGCCGTCGATGAATGAAGTTGTGTCCACTTACCGCCCGGCACTGCTTGAGATCACCACCAAGACGCTCCTCTCGTCTTACCTCATGGTCCGAAGCGGTCTCGACACAGTCTGCCTCGATTCCCAAGTCGGGCAGATTGTCGGGCAGCCATTCATCTCGGGCATAGGCGGTCGCATTCCGCTTGGGGTGGGCATCTCCGGTTCCTGCATCCTCGGCATGATGGAGGAGAAGGCGCGCGCACGCTGCATGGAGCTTCTCACCGAAAAGTATCGGCAGTGGGATGTGCCGCCGGAAAAGATCATGTCCGAGATCACGTTCTATCACCGGCATGGTTATGTGGCCGGCTTCCGTCGTGCCCGGGGCATTGAGAGTTTCACGCTGTCCGTGCCAGTGGTGAACGACAACTGGCGCGGGCTTGAGGTGGCGCTGTCCGTGCTGGCACCTCTGAATATGCTGGATGAGCCTGCGCAAGTAGCGATGATAGATCAGATCCGCGAGATCGTCCGCCGCGCCGAGACCGCGGCGAGCGAGGTGCGGCAGACGGAACTGCGGCGTCTCTCAGGGTCCCAGCAGGCCGCGCAGTAG
- a CDS encoding hydantoinase B/oxoprolinase family protein, with amino-acid sequence MNANVNVAGRLNPITVEVISSAFASTVEEMGEALVRASYSTNIKERRDCSTALFDASGRMLCQAEHIPMHLGSFIGFIPYILKHVEPASIKPGDIFMGNDAYEGGGTHLPDIVLAEPIFVDSKLVAWAINTAHHSDFADRGHAHIYQEGLRIPPIRLYREGVLQEDIQRLFLLNCQVPHERVSDLRAQVAANRLGVLRMQELCRKYGVETVLAAGQELMDYAERKMRAGIAQIPDGVYTFADVFDSESLEVPLDLSVTIEVRGDEIILDFVSPPQVRAGLNVVYTALLATVYYAVKTVVDPTVLPNAGLARPITVNAEEGTLLRCSHPAAVDGRITACQRVVDLIHGALAKVVPERLTAASNGAVSVASFDGRREDGTLWVYLETIGGGFGARSSKDGLDGVHVHMTNTSNLPVEALENEYPITLRRYELVDGSGGEGEFIGGMGLRRVYRAEKICRVQVMGARLTSQPWGLKGGKPGASGYFTLNGERLGFTRSAVDLKPGDILEIVTPGAGGYGDPAKRTAAARERDRREKRIA; translated from the coding sequence ATGAACGCCAATGTGAATGTCGCGGGCAGATTGAACCCGATCACCGTCGAGGTCATCAGCTCGGCTTTCGCCTCCACCGTCGAGGAAATGGGCGAGGCGTTGGTCCGCGCCTCCTACTCGACCAATATCAAGGAGCGTCGTGACTGCTCGACAGCGCTCTTCGATGCCAGTGGTCGCATGCTCTGCCAAGCCGAGCATATCCCGATGCACCTCGGCAGCTTCATCGGGTTCATTCCCTATATTCTCAAGCATGTCGAGCCAGCGAGCATCAAGCCCGGTGACATCTTCATGGGCAACGACGCCTATGAGGGAGGCGGTACTCATCTACCGGACATTGTGCTCGCCGAGCCAATCTTCGTGGACAGCAAACTGGTGGCCTGGGCCATCAACACCGCCCATCACTCGGACTTCGCCGACCGCGGCCATGCCCATATCTATCAGGAAGGCCTGCGCATTCCGCCGATCCGGCTGTATCGTGAGGGCGTGCTGCAGGAAGACATCCAGCGCCTTTTCCTCCTGAACTGCCAGGTTCCCCATGAGCGCGTGTCGGACCTGCGCGCCCAGGTGGCCGCGAACCGCCTCGGCGTATTGCGGATGCAGGAGCTGTGCCGCAAGTACGGTGTCGAAACGGTTCTCGCCGCCGGCCAGGAACTGATGGACTATGCCGAACGCAAGATGCGCGCCGGCATCGCCCAGATTCCGGATGGGGTTTACACATTCGCCGACGTTTTCGACAGCGAATCCCTTGAGGTTCCGCTCGATCTCTCGGTGACGATCGAGGTGCGGGGCGATGAGATCATTCTGGATTTCGTTAGTCCGCCCCAGGTCCGCGCCGGTCTGAACGTGGTCTATACGGCGCTGCTCGCTACCGTCTACTATGCTGTGAAGACGGTGGTCGATCCGACCGTTCTGCCCAATGCCGGCCTTGCACGCCCCATCACGGTCAATGCGGAGGAGGGTACGCTTCTGCGCTGCTCTCATCCTGCGGCAGTGGATGGACGCATTACCGCTTGCCAGCGGGTGGTTGACCTGATCCACGGCGCGTTGGCGAAGGTTGTGCCCGAGCGGCTCACGGCCGCGTCGAACGGGGCCGTTTCGGTGGCGAGCTTCGATGGCCGGCGTGAGGATGGCACGCTGTGGGTCTATCTGGAGACCATCGGCGGCGGCTTCGGCGCGCGCTCCAGCAAGGACGGCCTCGATGGCGTGCATGTTCACATGACCAACACCTCGAACCTTCCCGTCGAGGCGCTGGAGAACGAATATCCAATCACCTTGCGGCGTTATGAGCTGGTCGACGGGTCAGGCGGTGAGGGTGAGTTCATCGGTGGCATGGGTTTGCGCAGAGTCTACCGTGCAGAGAAGATCTGCCGCGTCCAGGTGATGGGCGCGCGTCTGACTTCGCAGCCCTGGGGGCTGAAGGGGGGCAAACCGGGCGCCTCGGGATATTTCACCCTGAACGGCGAGCGGTTGGGCTTCACGCGCAGCGCGGTGGACCTGAAGCCGGGTGACATCCTGGAGATCGTGACGCCGGGAGCTGGCGGCTACGGTGATCCCGCGAAACGCACGGCCGCGGCGCGCGAGCGAGATCGCCGCGAAAAAAGGATTGCATAA
- a CDS encoding hydantoinase/oxoprolinase family protein, which yields MAWRIGVDSGGTFTDVCLFNDITGEVTIWKVSSTPDDPSRGITQGVTEGLERVEATAAELSFLGHGTTVATNALIQGRGVKTGLITTDGFRDLLEIGRQKRPDLYDLQADKPETLVPRDLRLGVRERLTQDGSVEEALDEDAFREAVRELKAQGVKSVAVSFLYSFLNDAHERRAAAIIRDEFPEAFTAISSAIAPEFREFERLSTTVVNAYLGPVMQGYVRALKRKLEEIGLKVPPQLTQSNGGVIAFDTAAENPVRTVLSGPSTGVVAAQAIGAMTGIADLITFDMGGTSSDVALLTNGRCRIVNESVVHGYPLKVPMLDIHTVGAGGGSIAYVDNGGLLKVGPRSAGANPGPACYGLGNEEPTVTDANVVLQTQNPEYLLNGRMKIDRQLSVNAVQKLADRLGLGMLETANGILDIVIANMAKAIRVISVQRGYDPRDYTLVAFGGAGPVQAARLARELGMTRVLIPRTPGVLCAMGLLMTDLRSDFSATSLTRLDQATTQDIAGIYDDLAQRAEAWFNTERINAGARVLERSVDVRYAGQNYEISVPVPEGRITAETFKAIEAGFVAAHRQLYGFIAEGEPMQLVTFRMAASGLVTKAEFKPQEIEGVDSAHAVTGARPVWMVEVRDFVETKLYDRALLRAGNVVEGPAIIDQMDSTTVVPPGQTATVDAYLNLILEAK from the coding sequence ATGGCTTGGCGCATTGGCGTAGATTCTGGCGGAACCTTCACGGACGTCTGCCTCTTCAATGACATCACTGGCGAAGTGACGATCTGGAAGGTTTCATCCACGCCTGACGATCCCTCCCGCGGCATCACTCAGGGCGTCACCGAGGGGCTGGAGCGCGTCGAAGCGACGGCTGCCGAACTGAGCTTCCTTGGCCATGGCACGACGGTCGCCACCAATGCATTGATCCAGGGGCGCGGTGTGAAGACCGGCCTCATCACCACCGATGGCTTCCGTGATCTGCTGGAGATCGGCCGTCAGAAGCGTCCGGACCTCTATGATTTACAGGCAGACAAGCCTGAAACGCTGGTGCCGCGTGATTTGCGCCTGGGCGTGCGTGAGCGCCTGACGCAGGACGGAAGCGTCGAGGAAGCGTTGGACGAGGATGCTTTCCGCGAGGCTGTGCGTGAGCTGAAGGCTCAAGGCGTGAAGTCCGTTGCTGTCTCTTTCCTTTACAGCTTCCTCAATGACGCCCATGAGCGTCGCGCGGCAGCGATTATCCGCGACGAATTCCCCGAGGCCTTTACCGCTATTTCATCCGCTATCGCTCCGGAATTCCGCGAGTTCGAGCGGCTCTCCACAACCGTGGTGAACGCGTATCTGGGCCCGGTAATGCAGGGCTACGTGCGTGCGCTCAAGCGCAAGCTGGAAGAGATTGGCCTCAAGGTGCCGCCACAGCTCACGCAGTCAAATGGTGGCGTCATCGCCTTCGATACCGCCGCAGAAAATCCCGTACGCACCGTCCTTTCCGGCCCCTCAACGGGGGTGGTCGCGGCCCAGGCCATCGGCGCCATGACGGGCATCGCCGACCTCATCACCTTCGACATGGGCGGCACCAGCTCGGATGTCGCGCTTTTGACCAATGGCCGCTGCCGCATCGTCAATGAGTCGGTCGTGCATGGCTATCCGTTGAAGGTGCCGATGCTCGACATCCACACGGTTGGTGCTGGCGGTGGATCGATCGCTTATGTCGACAACGGGGGGTTGCTGAAGGTCGGGCCTCGTTCAGCCGGCGCAAACCCCGGCCCAGCCTGTTACGGGCTTGGAAACGAGGAGCCGACGGTCACAGATGCCAATGTGGTGCTGCAGACCCAGAATCCCGAGTACCTGCTGAATGGTCGAATGAAAATCGACCGCCAGCTTTCCGTGAACGCGGTCCAGAAGCTTGCTGACCGCCTCGGCCTCGGGATGCTGGAAACGGCCAATGGCATTCTCGACATCGTCATCGCCAACATGGCGAAGGCGATCCGGGTGATCTCCGTGCAGCGCGGCTATGATCCGCGGGACTACACGCTGGTCGCTTTCGGCGGCGCTGGCCCGGTTCAGGCGGCTCGGCTCGCGCGCGAGCTCGGCATGACGCGCGTCCTCATTCCCCGTACGCCAGGCGTGCTGTGCGCCATGGGTTTGCTGATGACCGATCTGCGCAGCGACTTCTCGGCCACCAGCCTCACCCGTCTCGATCAAGCGACCACCCAGGATATCGCCGGGATCTACGACGATCTGGCTCAGCGAGCCGAGGCCTGGTTCAACACTGAGCGGATAAACGCTGGCGCGCGTGTGCTGGAGCGCAGTGTCGACGTGCGGTATGCCGGCCAGAACTACGAGATCTCGGTTCCGGTGCCGGAGGGGCGGATAACCGCCGAGACATTCAAGGCGATCGAGGCGGGCTTCGTCGCCGCCCACCGCCAGCTGTATGGCTTCATCGCCGAGGGCGAACCGATGCAGCTCGTCACATTCCGCATGGCCGCCAGCGGCCTCGTGACCAAAGCCGAGTTCAAGCCCCAGGAGATCGAGGGCGTCGATAGCGCCCACGCCGTCACTGGCGCACGTCCGGTATGGATGGTCGAGGTCCGCGATTTCGTTGAAACCAAGCTCTACGATCGCGCCCTGCTGAGGGCGGGCAATGTGGTGGAAGGACCGGCGATCATCGACCAGATGGACTCCACCACGGTGGTCCCGCCGGGCCAGACGGCCACTGTCGATGCCTACCTCAATCTCATTCTGGAGGCGAAGTAA
- a CDS encoding ABC transporter substrate-binding protein gives MQLSRRRLLQLTTVAGAASVLGGRFAFAKEPQVLRIGLSTYPPHFRPWVNIGWSGHLLFSLVNRSLINYDEQGKLVGELVESWSAVNPTTWEFKLREAKFHDGSPVTSADVKWNFDEIAKPKSGAYMFDALKVIKAFETVDERTFRLITEGPVATVPALMAFPFFTILKAESTASEPQGIGAGPYRITAAEKGVSIELKPNEHYFKGPPPLKGIIVTPYADESARVAAVTAGDVDLVDYVPWSAMAAIEANPALKLFKKDAGPFMYLSFNGSGPFKDARLRQAVAFGLRRDEFVKSVFFGFGAEMRGLPRAAGTPYYHEDQATYWGYDPDRARALLKEAGHEKGFEVTLLATSQYSMHRDIAVLVQSQLAEIGIKVNLQLPDWATRISLGNRGVGDFAVQGNALDIIDPDATRSIVDPTLTPTYLRSRNFKVEGLPELYAQGVQELDEAKRVAIYKQADQLALEGTAICGLAYRAQGYATSAAVQTVPLLPDQISVYSAVNFDRIALD, from the coding sequence TTGCAGCTTTCCAGACGTCGTCTATTGCAATTGACTACCGTGGCGGGTGCCGCTTCGGTTCTCGGCGGCCGCTTCGCCTTCGCAAAGGAGCCGCAGGTTCTTCGTATCGGTCTTTCGACCTATCCCCCGCATTTCCGCCCATGGGTCAACATCGGCTGGTCGGGGCATCTTCTGTTCTCACTGGTGAACCGCAGCCTTATCAACTACGACGAGCAGGGCAAACTCGTGGGCGAGTTGGTGGAGAGCTGGTCAGCCGTCAATCCCACCACATGGGAATTCAAGCTACGTGAGGCTAAATTCCACGACGGAAGCCCGGTCACTTCGGCTGACGTGAAGTGGAACTTCGACGAGATCGCCAAGCCGAAATCCGGCGCCTATATGTTCGATGCGCTGAAGGTTATCAAGGCCTTTGAGACCGTCGATGAGCGGACATTCCGTCTGATCACCGAGGGACCCGTCGCCACGGTTCCGGCCCTCATGGCGTTCCCCTTCTTCACCATTCTCAAGGCCGAATCGACGGCGTCCGAGCCGCAGGGCATCGGCGCCGGCCCCTATCGCATCACCGCGGCTGAGAAGGGCGTGAGCATCGAGCTCAAGCCGAACGAGCATTACTTCAAGGGCCCGCCCCCGCTGAAAGGCATCATCGTCACCCCTTATGCCGACGAAAGCGCCCGTGTCGCCGCAGTGACCGCCGGCGATGTCGATCTGGTGGACTACGTGCCGTGGTCGGCCATGGCCGCGATCGAGGCCAACCCGGCGCTGAAGCTGTTCAAGAAGGACGCCGGCCCCTTCATGTATCTGAGCTTCAATGGCAGCGGCCCATTCAAGGACGCGCGCCTGCGGCAGGCCGTGGCCTTCGGGCTGCGCCGGGATGAGTTCGTGAAGTCCGTGTTCTTCGGCTTCGGCGCCGAGATGCGTGGTCTGCCGCGTGCCGCCGGCACCCCATACTATCACGAGGACCAGGCGACCTACTGGGGCTATGATCCCGACCGCGCCCGCGCCCTGTTGAAGGAAGCAGGCCATGAGAAGGGCTTCGAGGTCACGCTTCTGGCGACGTCGCAGTATTCCATGCATCGCGACATTGCCGTCCTGGTCCAGAGCCAATTGGCCGAGATTGGTATCAAGGTGAACCTGCAGCTGCCGGACTGGGCCACCCGTATCAGCTTGGGTAACAGGGGCGTAGGTGATTTCGCGGTGCAGGGAAATGCGCTCGACATCATCGATCCCGATGCCACGCGCTCCATCGTCGACCCGACACTGACGCCCACCTATCTGCGCAGCCGCAACTTCAAGGTCGAGGGTTTGCCGGAACTCTACGCGCAAGGCGTCCAAGAGCTCGACGAGGCGAAGCGCGTCGCGATCTACAAGCAAGCCGACCAGCTCGCGCTTGAAGGCACCGCGATCTGCGGGCTCGCCTATCGTGCCCAGGGCTACGCCACCAGCGCCGCGGTGCAGACCGTGCCGCTGCTCCCGGATCAGATCTCGGTCTATTCCGCGGTGAATTTCGACCGGATCGCTCTCGACTGA
- a CDS encoding ABC transporter permease has translation MGWFIRRIAQSMVMLWVVVSLVFLSINMVPGDPVELLLAQDGASPDPATVEMVRDQLGLNRPLHEQYIQKITDILHLNLGTSIVDESSVGAEIARRLPRTLELIAAAGLLSLLIGIPTGVLAALRPNGLFGRIATFAAGTAQSIPVFILGSLLVVAFAQLLGWLPAGGFVSFERDPGKHLILLIMPAATIAIGLSAIVFRITRASMLDVLPLDFVRTARAKGVPARRVLVRHALRNALMPVITVFALQLGGLLAGTVLVETVFNWPGLSGMLVTGVNTRDYPVVTGVIVVVAAFYIGLNLLVDIVYGLTDPRVRR, from the coding sequence ATGGGCTGGTTCATACGCCGCATTGCCCAAAGCATGGTGATGCTCTGGGTCGTGGTTTCCCTTGTTTTCCTGTCCATCAATATGGTGCCCGGCGACCCGGTGGAGTTGCTGCTGGCCCAGGACGGCGCATCGCCTGACCCGGCGACTGTGGAGATGGTGCGCGATCAACTAGGCCTGAACCGCCCGCTGCACGAACAATACATCCAGAAAATCACCGATATCCTCCACCTTAACCTTGGCACGTCCATCGTTGACGAAAGCTCGGTTGGCGCGGAAATCGCGCGTCGGCTGCCACGGACCCTCGAGTTGATCGCCGCCGCGGGCCTTCTCAGCCTCCTCATCGGGATCCCGACCGGCGTGCTGGCCGCCTTGCGGCCCAATGGTCTCTTCGGGCGCATCGCGACGTTCGCCGCCGGCACAGCGCAATCGATCCCGGTGTTCATTCTCGGTTCGCTCCTCGTGGTGGCCTTCGCCCAGTTGCTCGGCTGGCTGCCGGCCGGCGGCTTTGTTTCGTTTGAACGCGATCCCGGCAAGCACCTCATCCTCCTGATCATGCCAGCGGCGACCATAGCCATCGGCCTCTCGGCTATTGTCTTCCGCATCACCCGCGCTTCGATGCTGGACGTCCTGCCCCTCGATTTCGTGCGCACGGCGCGCGCCAAGGGCGTGCCTGCCCGCCGCGTGCTGGTGCGCCACGCGTTGCGCAATGCGCTGATGCCGGTGATCACTGTGTTCGCCTTGCAGCTCGGCGGCCTTTTGGCTGGCACGGTGCTGGTGGAAACAGTCTTCAATTGGCCCGGCCTCTCGGGAATGCTGGTCACGGGCGTCAATACTCGTGACTATCCAGTCGTGACCGGTGTTATCGTCGTCGTCGCCGCGTTCTATATTGGTCTCAATTTGCTTGTCGACATTGTCTACGGTCTGACCGATCCGAGGGTGCGCAGATGA
- a CDS encoding ABC transporter permease: MRKIFSSPSAVLLAIVVIGALLAPVLPLHDPVAMDVSARFAPPSASHWLGQDEYGRDLLARLVFALRSAILISGSAALIAAVIGVAIGVAAGYARGFSEMISLRIMDVILCFPPLLLAMLAATFYGAGPQMLVPVLALVFVPSFTRVAHASVMTVRALDYVDAVKLMGAPTSRILWRTILPNIAGPLFVQFSFVVAMSVVLESGLSYLGLGVLPPAPSLGMMVGAARATFLDEPWLLLAPSILLTLVILLLNAFCDHLRQLLDPRRSTGN, encoded by the coding sequence ATGAGAAAGATCTTCTCCAGCCCCTCCGCCGTTCTCCTCGCCATCGTCGTCATTGGCGCGCTGCTCGCCCCCGTGCTGCCGCTGCACGATCCCGTCGCCATGGACGTCAGCGCACGCTTCGCCCCGCCCTCGGCTAGCCATTGGCTCGGTCAGGACGAGTATGGCCGCGATCTTCTGGCGCGGCTCGTCTTCGCATTGCGCTCGGCCATTCTCATCTCGGGCAGCGCGGCGCTCATCGCCGCAGTCATCGGCGTCGCCATAGGTGTGGCGGCGGGCTATGCGCGCGGTTTTTCCGAGATGATCTCGCTGCGGATCATGGACGTCATCCTGTGCTTCCCGCCACTGCTTCTGGCGATGCTGGCCGCGACCTTCTATGGCGCGGGGCCGCAGATGCTGGTGCCGGTGCTCGCCCTGGTCTTCGTGCCGAGCTTCACCCGCGTCGCCCACGCGAGCGTGATGACCGTCCGGGCGCTGGATTATGTGGACGCGGTGAAGCTGATGGGCGCGCCGACGAGTCGGATCCTGTGGCGGACCATCCTGCCCAACATTGCAGGCCCCCTCTTCGTACAATTCAGCTTCGTCGTGGCGATGTCGGTGGTCCTGGAATCCGGCCTGTCCTATCTCGGCCTCGGCGTGCTTCCGCCCGCGCCATCGCTTGGCATGATGGTTGGTGCTGCGCGCGCCACTTTTCTCGACGAGCCCTGGCTTCTCTTGGCGCCGAGTATCCTCCTGACATTGGTGATCCTTCTGCTCAATGCGTTCTGCGATCACCTGCGCCAGTTGCTCGATCCGCGCCGCAGCACCGGAAACTGA
- a CDS encoding ABC transporter ATP-binding protein: protein MTNPAPALLQVCDLAVSFRSGAQWRNVVRDVNFSVAAGETIAIVGESGSGKSVTSMALTQLLPRDSARISGRVLLHGQDLLQLDERQMEKVRGNRISMIFQEPMTSLNPVMTIGAQIAEAISVHRPVSAAEARAEALAMMERVHIPSARSRYDDFPHQFSGGMRQRVMIATALACKPDLLIADEPTTALDVTIQAQVIDLIKELQADTGMGVIFITHDMGVVAEVADRTLVMYQGDVIETGTTAQIFADPKETYTRALLSAVPKLGSMSGSSVPLPYPTYDLASGLMIAAPARPDTLRPQEPPLLDVTNATKRFDMRSPFLKRIVARVHAVEDVTLTLRRGETLSIVGESGCGKSTTGRLVTGLYPYDKGSVKLNGRELTTIHPAERARDIQMIFQDPYASLNPRLRVGEAITEPLRIHGLATREEEARIAERLLLRVGLQAEMASRFPHEFSGGQRQRICVARALSMKPKIIVADEAVSALDVTMKTQVVNLMMDLQQEMGLGFLFISHDMAVVERISHTVAVMYLGELVEVGPRAEIFSNPRHPYTRRLLSAVPVPDPARRGQRSAPPVLELNSPIRPRDYQPPKRRYIEISAGHFMQEPGQEWH, encoded by the coding sequence ATGACCAATCCGGCCCCCGCGCTTCTTCAAGTTTGTGATCTGGCGGTTTCCTTCCGCTCCGGCGCGCAATGGCGCAACGTGGTGCGCGACGTGAACTTCTCGGTCGCGGCCGGGGAAACGATCGCCATCGTCGGTGAATCGGGCTCCGGCAAGAGCGTGACCTCGATGGCGCTGACCCAGCTTCTGCCGCGCGACAGCGCGCGCATTTCCGGCCGGGTCCTGCTGCACGGGCAAGACCTTCTCCAGCTTGACGAACGCCAGATGGAGAAGGTGCGCGGCAACCGGATCTCGATGATCTTCCAGGAGCCGATGACCTCGCTCAACCCGGTGATGACCATCGGGGCGCAGATCGCCGAGGCCATCAGCGTGCACCGCCCCGTCAGCGCCGCCGAGGCGCGGGCCGAGGCGCTGGCCATGATGGAGCGGGTGCATATTCCCTCGGCCCGCAGCCGCTATGACGATTTTCCGCATCAGTTCTCCGGCGGCATGCGGCAGCGCGTGATGATCGCGACCGCTTTGGCCTGCAAGCCCGACCTGCTGATCGCCGATGAGCCGACCACCGCGCTGGACGTGACCATCCAGGCGCAGGTCATCGACCTGATCAAGGAATTGCAGGCCGACACTGGCATGGGGGTGATCTTCATCACCCATGACATGGGCGTGGTGGCTGAAGTCGCGGATCGCACCCTGGTGATGTACCAGGGCGATGTGATCGAGACGGGGACCACCGCCCAGATCTTCGCCGATCCCAAGGAGACCTATACGCGCGCGCTTCTCTCGGCGGTCCCGAAACTCGGCTCGATGAGCGGCTCGTCGGTTCCGTTGCCATACCCGACCTACGACCTCGCCAGTGGCCTCATGATCGCGGCGCCCGCGCGGCCCGACACCCTGCGCCCGCAGGAGCCGCCGCTGCTCGACGTGACTAACGCAACCAAACGGTTCGACATGCGCAGCCCGTTCCTGAAGCGGATCGTGGCGCGCGTTCATGCTGTCGAGGATGTCACGCTGACCTTGCGCCGGGGCGAGACCCTGTCGATCGTCGGCGAATCCGGCTGCGGCAAGTCTACCACCGGCCGCCTCGTCACCGGACTTTATCCCTACGACAAGGGCAGCGTGAAGCTGAACGGGCGCGAGCTCACCACCATCCATCCGGCCGAGCGCGCCCGTGACATCCAGATGATCTTCCAGGATCCCTACGCCAGCCTCAATCCCCGGTTGCGGGTTGGCGAGGCCATCACGGAGCCGCTGCGCATCCACGGGCTCGCCACCCGTGAGGAGGAGGCCCGTATTGCCGAGCGCCTGTTGTTGCGTGTGGGCCTGCAGGCGGAGATGGCCAGCCGCTTCCCGCACGAATTCTCGGGCGGGCAGCGCCAACGCATCTGCGTGGCGCGCGCGTTGTCGATGAAACCCAAGATCATCGTGGCCGACGAGGCGGTTTCGGCGCTCGACGTGACAATGAAAACCCAGGTCGTCAACCTGATGATGGATCTCCAGCAGGAGATGGGCCTCGGTTTCCTGTTCATCAGCCATGACATGGCGGTGGTCGAGCGCATCAGTCACACGGTCGCCGTCATGTATCTGGGCGAGTTGGTGGAAGTCGGCCCCCGCGCCGAAATTTTCAGCAATCCACGTCATCCCTACACGCGACGCCTCCTGAGCGCGGTGCCGGTACCCGACCCCGCGCGTCGCGGTCAGCGCAGCGCCCCACCCGTGCTGGAGCTCAACAGCCCCATCCGGCCGCGCGACTATCAGCCGCCGAAGCGCCGCTACATTGAGATCTCAGCAGGTCATTTCATGCAGGAGCCAGGACAGGAATGGCACTGA